A section of the Ciona intestinalis chromosome 4, KH, whole genome shotgun sequence genome encodes:
- the LOC108949426 gene encoding plectin-like isoform X2 yields the protein MEGGLIAITAVLAALGSLILLLMLIIFFTSKNKKDDIEKQPAVNGKHPNGKQPDEDRVIEVEPLKQPKPPDEEKQEVKTKVEVETSSIHSSLSSSSSTSSSSTSSSSTSSSSTSSSSTSSCSQDKVTTIDETNQEEVREQRDEPPIVVEASQHEAPKEQKEEKEEPEEKEKSSSSSSSKEEDEQPVIAPSSPQKPATPCSSSSDDNEVVLEPSTKETSSSLSSDTLLSSSSSSEEENEKEKTEEKPIKQTSVSKIVESFDQAQNPPEKPLVAPKRRSRKDVHFTSGWKRRVTLDDLYKAGVVDETTLEQIEAGKIEESSIENSLKLYLVGEEPIAGLIMSDTGEKISIYDAWKTKSLIRKGNAISLLEAQAATGRVIDPCTAQRMSVQEASDKGLIDKQFETVLLRAERAVYGYKTKLSTETLSLFEAMKRGLVVENHGIRLLEAQIATGGIVDPNANHRLPVEVAYERGLFDKRLNDILQDPSDDTKGFFDPTTQENLSYLELMKRCVIDKDTGLRLLPFRVKKKTDPRPPKIVFHSESKRPVTLQDVVDAELIDAETAERFDTRRMLSYEVKDMIKQLRVYVDGKPPIAGVLNRSTGEKMSIQEASRAGLIRKGTAFELLEAQAACGKIIDVQSGKTVTIETALKTGLIDREYEDVVSKAGQAVTGYRDPFKHEALSLCEAMGRHQVVERHGIRLLEAQLATGGIIDPKSPVRISAAVALKRGLIDRNLASQLDQRETSSYVHPLTGENLNYSVLMERCTTFDDMLLLPVETGTVTPNVLPFEPKPSGRKIREKSPSPSKPVVKAKRKKKSSMRGSRPSSPTSRRVVIVDPNSGNELTVQEALKFKLIDEQTAAQLMAEEGDFEEDEDGNDSLLVPGTSKESK from the exons ATGGAAGGCGGGTTGATTGCGATAACTGCGGTTCTAGCCGCACTGGGGTCGCTTATTTTGTTACTGATGCTTATTATCTTCTTTACGTccaagaataaaaaag ATGACATTGAAAAACAACCAGCGGTAAACGGCAAACACCCAAACGGTAAGCAACCAGATGAAGATCGAGTGATTGAAGTCGAACCATTAAAACAACCCAAACCCCCAGACGAAGAAAAACAA GAGGTCAAGACGAAAGTAGAAGTGGAAACATCTTCGATTCATTCGTCAttatcttcttcttcttctacGTCATCATCGTCTACGTCATCATCGTCTACGTCATCATCATCTACTTCATCATCATCTACGTCATCATGCTCCCAGGATAAAGTAACCACCATAGATGAAACAAATCAAGAAGAAGTTCGAGAACAAAG GGACGAACCTCCGATTGTAGTTGAAGCTTCTCAACACGAAGCGCCAAAAGAGCAGAAAGAGGAGAAAGAGGAACCGGAGGAAAAAGAGAAATCGTCAAGTTCGTCGTCGTCAAAAGAAGAAGATGAACAGccag TCATAGCACCCTCATCGCCACAAAAACCTGCAACTCCCTGTTCATCTTCTTCTGACGACAATGAGGTTGTTCTCGAACCTTCCACAAAGGAAACTTCGTCTTCGTTATCTTCAGATACATTGTTGTCGTCTTCCTCGTCCAGTGAGGAAGAAAACGAGAAGGAAAAAACTGAAGAG aaaCCAATCAAACAAACCTCGGTTTCCAAGATCGTAGAAAGTTTCGACCAAGCTCAAAATCCACCTGAGAAACCACTGGTGGCGCCAAAGAG GAGGTCTAGGAAAGACGTTCATTTTACTTCTGGTTGGAAGAGAAGAGTCACCCTTGACGATTTATACAAAGCTGGTGTTGTGGACGAGACAACGTTGGAGCAAATAGAAGCAG GGAAGATTGAAGAATCGAGTATTGAAAATTCACTAAAGTTATATCTGGTTGGTGAAGAACCGATTGCCGGCTTGATAATGTCCGATACTGGCGAAAAAATTTCCATTTACGATGCATGGAAAACCAAATCTTTAATACGAAAAG GAAATGCGATAAGTCTGCTCGAGGCTCAAGCTGCTACAGGTAGAGTTATAGATCCTTGTACTGCACAGAGAATGTCCGTGCAAGAAGCGAGCGATAAGGGGTTGATTGACAAGCAGTTTGAAACAGTGCTATTACG CGCTGAACGAGCTGTTTATGGATACAAAACCAAGCTAAGTACAGAAACTCTATCTTTGTTCGAAGCCATGAAACGTGGGCTAGTGGTTGAGAATCATGGTATACGACTTCTTGAAGCTCAGATCGCTACTGGAG GAATCGTGGATCCGAATGCCAACCACAGGTTACCGGTAGAGGTCGCCTATGAGCGCGGTTTATTCGACAAAAGACTGAACGATATTTTACAAGACCCGTCCGATGATACGAAAGGATTCTTTGACCCAACCACTCAAGAGAACCTGAGTTACCTGGAACTAATGAAAAG ATGCGTCATAGACAAGGACACAGGACTTCGTCTCTTGCCTTTTAGggttaaaaagaaaacagatCCAAGACCGCCAAAG ATTGTATTCCATTCCGAATCCAAGAGACCGGTTACCTTACAAGACGTTGTCGATGCCGAACTAATTGATGCGGAAACTGCGGAGCGGTTTGATACACGGAGGATGCTGTCGTATGAAGTTAAAGATATGATCAAGCAACTAAGGGTGTATGTGGATGGGAAGCCACCAATCGCTGGGGTGTTGAATAGAAGTACAG GTGAAAAGATGAGCATACAAGAAGCCAGTAGAGCCGGACTGATTCGTAAAGGAACAGCTTTCGAATTATTAGAAGCTCAAGCCGCTTGTGGGAAGATTATCGATGTGCAGTCAGGCAAGACCGTTACCATAGAAACCGCTTTAAAAACAGGCCTGATTGACAG AGAATACGAAGACGTTGTATCTAAGGCTGGACAAGCAGTTACTGGATACCGAGATCCTTTCAAACACGAAGCTTTGTCGCTTTGTGAGGCGATGGGAAGACACCAAGTTGTTGAACGACACGGTATCAG ACTTCTGGAAGCTCAGTTGGCAACGGGAGGGATTATAGATCCGAAGAGCCCGGTTCGAATCAGCGCGGCAGTGGCCTTGAAGCgaggtttgattgacaggaaCCTTGCCTCACAACTGGACCAGCGTGAAACCTCTAGCTATGTACACCCGCTAACGGGAGAAAATCTGAATTACTCTGTCCTTATGGAAAG ATGCACAACGTTCGATGATATGCTGTTGTTACCGGTGGAAACTGGAACTGTAACACCGAATGTTCTCCCGTTTGAACCGAAGCCATCAGGTCGAAAAATCCGCGAAAAAAGTCCAAGTCCGTCCAAGCCAGTG GTAAAAGCAAAGCGAAAGAAAAAATCGTCTATGAGAGGGAGTCGACCAT CTTCCCCAACAAGCCGTCGTGTTGTGATCGTTGACCCGAACTCTGGGAACGAGCTCACCGTGCAAGAAGCCCTCAAGTTTAAATTGATCGACGAACAAACTGCAGCTCAACTAATGGCAGAGGAAGGTGACTTTGAGGAGGACGAAGATGGAAATGATTCCTTGCTCGTGCCTGGGACGTCTAAAGAATCAAAATAA
- the LOC113474178 gene encoding desmoplakin-like: MNGTVRTMKNPAPNPRIRNLNDHTGGDDGSKKKVSSFESSDSETETKKPEVKTRSSSSSSSSDEENNDGRNGKEENSSVPVTVSQLNFKDTHSSSSSSSESDKESNISQDEITELKITPVEAGAETLDAPSTPIMTPSKRREDITFTSGWRKAVKLLDLIRAGLVRESTVKKLEFGEKEEKDLEDELQPFLSGRDPIAGLLVEETNKKISFYDACKKGIIRRGTAVSLLEAQAATGSIIDPNSAEKMSVKEATKCGLIDRQFQAVLERAERAVLGYKSRLSTEPMSLFDAMNRKLVVESHGIRLLEAQIATGGIIDPFANHRLPVEAAFERGLFDRRLEQILEDPSDDTKGFFDPNTNENLTYLELVERCVTDEETGLPLLQLVSKDRKKEYLSKYQPKFLS, encoded by the exons ATGAACGGAACAGTGAGGACAATGAAAAATCCAGCTCCGAATCCTCGGATTCGGAACCTGAA TGATCATACAGGAGGCGATGATGGCAGCAAGAAGAAGGTGTCGAGCTTCGAGTCTTCGGATTCGGAGACTGAGACCAAAAAGCCCGAAGTGAAGACCAGAAGTAGTTCTTCTTCTTCTAGCAGTGATGAGGAAAACAACGATGGTAGGAACGGGAAGGAAGAAAATAGCTCTGTACCAGTGACGGTTTCACAACTAAATTTTAAGGACACGCATAGTTCGTCCTCGTCTAGTAGTGAATCGGATAAAGAGAGTAATATTTCCCAAGATGAAATAACTGAGCTTAAAATAACTCCTGTGGAGGCAGGTGCAGAAACATTGGATGCACCATCTACTCCTATTATGACTCCAAGCAAAAGAAGAGAGGATATTACGTTTACTTCAGGGTGGAGAAAGGCTGTCAAACTTCTTGACTTGATTCGAGCAGGTTTGGTGAGAGAATCGACTGTCAAGAAACTGGAGTTTGGAGAAAAAGAAGAGAAGGACCTCGAAGATGAACTGCAGCCGTTTCTAAGTGGGAGGGATCCAATAGCTGGACTCTTGGTTGAAGAAACGAACAAGAAGATTTCGTTTTATGATGCGTGTAAAAAGGGGATTATACGAAGAGGTACGGCTGTTAGTCTACTAGAAGCACAAGCAGCAACTGGGAGTATCATTGATCCCAACTCGGCGGAGAAAATGTCGGTAAAAGAAGCCACAAAATgtggtttgattgacaggcaaTTTCAAGCTGTACTGGAAAGAGCAGAGCGAGCTGTTTTGGGGTACAAGAGTAGACTCTCCACTGAGCCCATGTCTTTATTCGACGCAATGAATCGTAAACTTGTTGTAGAAAGCCACGGTATACGGCTCCTAGAAGCCCAAATTGCGACCGGCGGAATTATCGACCCTTTTGCTAACCATAGACTACCGGTAGAGGCCGCCTTTGAGCGCGGTTTGTTCGACAGGAGGTTGGAGCAAATACTCGAGGACCCTTCAGATGACACGAAGGGATTCTTTGATCCAAATACAAACGAGAATCTTACGTATCTAGAACTCGTGGAACGCTGCGTCACGGACGAAGAAACTGGCTTGCCACTCCTACAACTTGTAAGCAAGGACAGGAAGAAAGAATACTTGTCAAAATATCAACCCAAGTTTCTGTCCTAA
- the LOC108949426 gene encoding plectin-like isoform X1 has protein sequence MEGGLIAITAVLAALGSLILLLMLIIFFTSKNKKDDIEKQPAVNGKHPNGKQPDEDRVIEVEPLKQPKPPDEEKQKEVKTKVEVETSSIHSSLSSSSSTSSSSTSSSSTSSSSTSSSSTSSCSQDKVTTIDETNQEEVREQRDEPPIVVEASQHEAPKEQKEEKEEPEEKEKSSSSSSSKEEDEQPVIAPSSPQKPATPCSSSSDDNEVVLEPSTKETSSSLSSDTLLSSSSSSEEENEKEKTEEKPIKQTSVSKIVESFDQAQNPPEKPLVAPKRRSRKDVHFTSGWKRRVTLDDLYKAGVVDETTLEQIEAGKIEESSIENSLKLYLVGEEPIAGLIMSDTGEKISIYDAWKTKSLIRKGNAISLLEAQAATGRVIDPCTAQRMSVQEASDKGLIDKQFETVLLRAERAVYGYKTKLSTETLSLFEAMKRGLVVENHGIRLLEAQIATGGIVDPNANHRLPVEVAYERGLFDKRLNDILQDPSDDTKGFFDPTTQENLSYLELMKRCVIDKDTGLRLLPFRVKKKTDPRPPKIVFHSESKRPVTLQDVVDAELIDAETAERFDTRRMLSYEVKDMIKQLRVYVDGKPPIAGVLNRSTGEKMSIQEASRAGLIRKGTAFELLEAQAACGKIIDVQSGKTVTIETALKTGLIDREYEDVVSKAGQAVTGYRDPFKHEALSLCEAMGRHQVVERHGIRLLEAQLATGGIIDPKSPVRISAAVALKRGLIDRNLASQLDQRETSSYVHPLTGENLNYSVLMERCTTFDDMLLLPVETGTVTPNVLPFEPKPSGRKIREKSPSPSKPVVKAKRKKKSSMRGSRPSSPTSRRVVIVDPNSGNELTVQEALKFKLIDEQTAAQLMAEEGDFEEDEDGNDSLLVPGTSKESK, from the exons ATGGAAGGCGGGTTGATTGCGATAACTGCGGTTCTAGCCGCACTGGGGTCGCTTATTTTGTTACTGATGCTTATTATCTTCTTTACGTccaagaataaaaaag ATGACATTGAAAAACAACCAGCGGTAAACGGCAAACACCCAAACGGTAAGCAACCAGATGAAGATCGAGTGATTGAAGTCGAACCATTAAAACAACCCAAACCCCCAGACGAAGAAAAACAA aAGGAGGTCAAGACGAAAGTAGAAGTGGAAACATCTTCGATTCATTCGTCAttatcttcttcttcttctacGTCATCATCGTCTACGTCATCATCGTCTACGTCATCATCATCTACTTCATCATCATCTACGTCATCATGCTCCCAGGATAAAGTAACCACCATAGATGAAACAAATCAAGAAGAAGTTCGAGAACAAAG GGACGAACCTCCGATTGTAGTTGAAGCTTCTCAACACGAAGCGCCAAAAGAGCAGAAAGAGGAGAAAGAGGAACCGGAGGAAAAAGAGAAATCGTCAAGTTCGTCGTCGTCAAAAGAAGAAGATGAACAGccag TCATAGCACCCTCATCGCCACAAAAACCTGCAACTCCCTGTTCATCTTCTTCTGACGACAATGAGGTTGTTCTCGAACCTTCCACAAAGGAAACTTCGTCTTCGTTATCTTCAGATACATTGTTGTCGTCTTCCTCGTCCAGTGAGGAAGAAAACGAGAAGGAAAAAACTGAAGAG aaaCCAATCAAACAAACCTCGGTTTCCAAGATCGTAGAAAGTTTCGACCAAGCTCAAAATCCACCTGAGAAACCACTGGTGGCGCCAAAGAG GAGGTCTAGGAAAGACGTTCATTTTACTTCTGGTTGGAAGAGAAGAGTCACCCTTGACGATTTATACAAAGCTGGTGTTGTGGACGAGACAACGTTGGAGCAAATAGAAGCAG GGAAGATTGAAGAATCGAGTATTGAAAATTCACTAAAGTTATATCTGGTTGGTGAAGAACCGATTGCCGGCTTGATAATGTCCGATACTGGCGAAAAAATTTCCATTTACGATGCATGGAAAACCAAATCTTTAATACGAAAAG GAAATGCGATAAGTCTGCTCGAGGCTCAAGCTGCTACAGGTAGAGTTATAGATCCTTGTACTGCACAGAGAATGTCCGTGCAAGAAGCGAGCGATAAGGGGTTGATTGACAAGCAGTTTGAAACAGTGCTATTACG CGCTGAACGAGCTGTTTATGGATACAAAACCAAGCTAAGTACAGAAACTCTATCTTTGTTCGAAGCCATGAAACGTGGGCTAGTGGTTGAGAATCATGGTATACGACTTCTTGAAGCTCAGATCGCTACTGGAG GAATCGTGGATCCGAATGCCAACCACAGGTTACCGGTAGAGGTCGCCTATGAGCGCGGTTTATTCGACAAAAGACTGAACGATATTTTACAAGACCCGTCCGATGATACGAAAGGATTCTTTGACCCAACCACTCAAGAGAACCTGAGTTACCTGGAACTAATGAAAAG ATGCGTCATAGACAAGGACACAGGACTTCGTCTCTTGCCTTTTAGggttaaaaagaaaacagatCCAAGACCGCCAAAG ATTGTATTCCATTCCGAATCCAAGAGACCGGTTACCTTACAAGACGTTGTCGATGCCGAACTAATTGATGCGGAAACTGCGGAGCGGTTTGATACACGGAGGATGCTGTCGTATGAAGTTAAAGATATGATCAAGCAACTAAGGGTGTATGTGGATGGGAAGCCACCAATCGCTGGGGTGTTGAATAGAAGTACAG GTGAAAAGATGAGCATACAAGAAGCCAGTAGAGCCGGACTGATTCGTAAAGGAACAGCTTTCGAATTATTAGAAGCTCAAGCCGCTTGTGGGAAGATTATCGATGTGCAGTCAGGCAAGACCGTTACCATAGAAACCGCTTTAAAAACAGGCCTGATTGACAG AGAATACGAAGACGTTGTATCTAAGGCTGGACAAGCAGTTACTGGATACCGAGATCCTTTCAAACACGAAGCTTTGTCGCTTTGTGAGGCGATGGGAAGACACCAAGTTGTTGAACGACACGGTATCAG ACTTCTGGAAGCTCAGTTGGCAACGGGAGGGATTATAGATCCGAAGAGCCCGGTTCGAATCAGCGCGGCAGTGGCCTTGAAGCgaggtttgattgacaggaaCCTTGCCTCACAACTGGACCAGCGTGAAACCTCTAGCTATGTACACCCGCTAACGGGAGAAAATCTGAATTACTCTGTCCTTATGGAAAG ATGCACAACGTTCGATGATATGCTGTTGTTACCGGTGGAAACTGGAACTGTAACACCGAATGTTCTCCCGTTTGAACCGAAGCCATCAGGTCGAAAAATCCGCGAAAAAAGTCCAAGTCCGTCCAAGCCAGTG GTAAAAGCAAAGCGAAAGAAAAAATCGTCTATGAGAGGGAGTCGACCAT CTTCCCCAACAAGCCGTCGTGTTGTGATCGTTGACCCGAACTCTGGGAACGAGCTCACCGTGCAAGAAGCCCTCAAGTTTAAATTGATCGACGAACAAACTGCAGCTCAACTAATGGCAGAGGAAGGTGACTTTGAGGAGGACGAAGATGGAAATGATTCCTTGCTCGTGCCTGGGACGTCTAAAGAATCAAAATAA
- the LOC100177398 gene encoding pinin-like isoform X2, producing the protein MLFRAIVLLLFVGTAHAQQPLTYTEAIVVSIFGTLGVVLLCIALALLYFKLIKKKKKRNISNSNDVGHDNPVLSNTEDTTDANGKDHNAENGEVQTKPQDQNAQMDVFTVLMDEKESPTNGFDLMPGENGNVQVANIRRNGPAHDKLKEGDVIESVTVFFDDITYQDALTLLSNSAPYKVAITASHNQRKEPETMTVTDEFQESAADAMLHAAPENRSPEDVVIPSNDEVPISYEELQTKSPPPNIGTVVLLKDDETKKSKLSHPSIDDDSKSTSSSSSYSSANDKNEHIYSKVSRRASTSSSSSSSDSDDEDRREGGVGKDINGDREPTDVMQRQWLLVQ; encoded by the exons ATGTTGTTTAGAGCAAttgtattgttattgtttgttgGTACAGCGCATGCGCAGCAGCCACTTACGTATACAGAAGCGATAGTTGTAAGCATATTTGGAACTCTGGGAGTTGTTCTACTTTGTATCGCACTTGccttgttgtattttaaactaataaaaa AAAAGAAGAAGCGAAATATTTCCAACTCCAATGACGTTGGACACGACAATCCTGTTCTATCAAATACTGAAG ACACAACAGACGCAAACGGAAAAGATCACAACGCCGAAAATGGAGAGGTACAGACGAAGCCACAAGACCAAAATGCGCAAATG GACGTCTTCACTGTGCTGATGGACGAGAAAGAGTCGCCAACCAACGGGTTTGATTTAATGCCAGGAGAGAATGGAAACGTGCAAGTGGCGAATATACGTAGGAATGGCCCAGCACACGATAAACTGAAAGAAG GTGATGTCATTGAAAGTGTGACCGTGTTTTTCGACGACATCACATACCAAGATGCTCTTACATTACTCAGTAACTCCGCACCTTATAAAGTGGCGATTACTGCAAGCCATAATCAAAGAAAG GAACCGGAGACAATGACGGTAACGGATGAATTTCAAG aATCTGCTGCAGACGCCATGCTACACGCTGCACCAGAAAACAG GTCGCCTGAAGACGTGGTAATCCCAAGCAACGATGAGGTTCCAATCTCATATGAGGAACTACAGACGAAATCTCCCCCTCCTAATATTggaactgttgttttgcttaaAGATGATGAAACAAAGAAGTCGAAACTTTCGCATCCCTCTATAGACGACGACAGCAAAAGTACGAGCTCATCGTCCAGTTATTCTTCTGCGAATGATAAAAATGAGCATATTTACTCCAAAGTAAGCAGAAGGGCGTCAACAAGCAGCAGCAGCAGTAGTAGCGATTCTGACGACGAAGATAGGCGTGAAGGAGGTGTAGGAAAAGATATAAACGGAGATAGAGAACCAACAGATGTGATGCAACGCCAGTGGTTGCTGGTACAATAG
- the LOC100177398 gene encoding pinin-like isoform X1 — MLFRAIVLLLFVGTAHAQQPLTYTEAIVVSIFGTLGVVLLCIALALLYFKLIKKKKKRNISNSNDVGHDNPVLSNTEDTTDANGKDHNAENGEVQTKPQDQNAQMDNALQAKEVDVDVKTPTDDNDVFTVLMDEKESPTNGFDLMPGENGNVQVANIRRNGPAHDKLKEGDVIESVTVFFDDITYQDALTLLSNSAPYKVAITASHNQRKEPETMTVTDEFQESAADAMLHAAPENRSPEDVVIPSNDEVPISYEELQTKSPPPNIGTVVLLKDDETKKSKLSHPSIDDDSKSTSSSSSYSSANDKNEHIYSKVSRRASTSSSSSSSDSDDEDRREGGVGKDINGDREPTDVMQRQWLLVQ, encoded by the exons ATGTTGTTTAGAGCAAttgtattgttattgtttgttgGTACAGCGCATGCGCAGCAGCCACTTACGTATACAGAAGCGATAGTTGTAAGCATATTTGGAACTCTGGGAGTTGTTCTACTTTGTATCGCACTTGccttgttgtattttaaactaataaaaa AAAAGAAGAAGCGAAATATTTCCAACTCCAATGACGTTGGACACGACAATCCTGTTCTATCAAATACTGAAG ACACAACAGACGCAAACGGAAAAGATCACAACGCCGAAAATGGAGAGGTACAGACGAAGCCACAAGACCAAAATGCGCAAATG GATAACGCATTACAAGCAAAAGAAGTCGATGTCGACGTTAAGACGCCCACTGATGATAAT GACGTCTTCACTGTGCTGATGGACGAGAAAGAGTCGCCAACCAACGGGTTTGATTTAATGCCAGGAGAGAATGGAAACGTGCAAGTGGCGAATATACGTAGGAATGGCCCAGCACACGATAAACTGAAAGAAG GTGATGTCATTGAAAGTGTGACCGTGTTTTTCGACGACATCACATACCAAGATGCTCTTACATTACTCAGTAACTCCGCACCTTATAAAGTGGCGATTACTGCAAGCCATAATCAAAGAAAG GAACCGGAGACAATGACGGTAACGGATGAATTTCAAG aATCTGCTGCAGACGCCATGCTACACGCTGCACCAGAAAACAG GTCGCCTGAAGACGTGGTAATCCCAAGCAACGATGAGGTTCCAATCTCATATGAGGAACTACAGACGAAATCTCCCCCTCCTAATATTggaactgttgttttgcttaaAGATGATGAAACAAAGAAGTCGAAACTTTCGCATCCCTCTATAGACGACGACAGCAAAAGTACGAGCTCATCGTCCAGTTATTCTTCTGCGAATGATAAAAATGAGCATATTTACTCCAAAGTAAGCAGAAGGGCGTCAACAAGCAGCAGCAGCAGTAGTAGCGATTCTGACGACGAAGATAGGCGTGAAGGAGGTGTAGGAAAAGATATAAACGGAGATAGAGAACCAACAGATGTGATGCAACGCCAGTGGTTGCTGGTACAATAG